From Thermosinus carboxydivorans Nor1:
ATGAGCGAACCAATGCCAAAGCCAGTTTAGCAATATCATCCGCTGCCTGAGGACGGCCTAACTTTCCACTGGCCTGTCCCATAGCACGGAGTTTTTCTGGACAAGCAACTAAATCGGCAATGGTATTGACTAACTTTTCCCCCGTCAGTTCACTGTCACGAATAACAATTGCTGCCCCATTTTTTTCCAGAACACGGGCATTATATTCCTGATGGTTTTCAGCCGCATAGGGATAAGGGATAAGGATGGCGGGAACCCCACGAGCCGTGACTTCCGCCAGACCAATCGCCCCTGCCCTGAATACGACAAGGTCGGCGGCTGCCAAAGCAAGTGGCATGTTATAAAGATACGGTTTAATGGTAATATTTCCAGATTTGGAAATTTCTATACCAGCCTGTTTAATCTTGCCAACTATGCTATTATAATCGCTTTGTCCTGTGACATGCAAGATTTGAATTTTTTTGTCGCCACTAAAGCGGCGGTAAACGTCCAACATGGCTGTGTTTATACTGCGTGCTCCCCGACTTCCTCCGGCGACCAGCACGGTAATTTTATTATCGTCAAGCCCGAGGGCAACCAGACCTTCGCTGCGTGTAGCCGACATCACTTCCGGTCTGATCGGGTTGCCGGTAAAAACAGTTTTGTCTGGTCGGGAAAAATGCTTGGCCGCTTCCGCATAACCAATAGCAATTTTGTTTACAAAACGGGCTAGAATTCGATTCGTGATACCCGGTATGACATTTTGCTCCTGAATTATAGTAGGAATGCGCATCAAGCTTGCCGCCAACAGTACAGGACCACACACATATCCGCCAGTTCCAATTACAATATCAGGACGAAAACTCTTCACAATTTGCCGCGCCTGCCAAAGACTGCCAACCGTCTGAAAAATTGTCCTGACATTATTCCAGGACAGACGCCGCTCTAATCCTCTCACTTCGATAGTGGTTAAACGAAAGCCTTCCTTGGGAATAATATCGGCTTCCAATCCCTGCTTAGTACCGACAAAAAGAAATTCGCTCCCCGGTGCGAGCTTGGCAATTGCCCTTGCTATAGTAATGGCGGGGTAGATGTGACCACCTGTGCCCCCGCCCGATAAAATGATGCGCATATGAAAAACACCTCATTTCAAATTGACATGCCGTGAAATATTCAATAACACGCCTATACCGGCCAAAGTAAAAATTAAGGCCGATCCACCAAAACTGATGAACGGTAGCGGAATGCCTGTCACCGGCATGGACGCCGTAACAACGGCGATGTTCATTAGCGCTTGCAGTACTATCATGGTTGTAATCCCGGCCGCAAGCATGCTGCCATAGATGTCAGGCGCCAAAATCGCAACGCGAAAGCCCCGCCAGGCAAATAAAAAGAACAGAATTATAACCGTGACAGTACCGATGAACCCAAGTTCTTCGCCCAAAATGGCAAAAATGAAATCAGTATGCGGTTCCGGTAAATACAAAAACTTTTCCCGGCTGCGACCGAGACCTACCCCAAACAGTCCTCCTGAACCCAAAGCATAAAGAGACTGGATAATATGGTACCCGGAATTCAGGGGATCGGCCCAAGGGTCGCTGAATGCCAGCAGCCGCCGGAGCCGATAGGGCTCGACAATGATTGCAATCACAACGCCTACGACGCCGGTTATTCCGAGGGATGCCAGATGCGAAATTTTGGCTCCCGCCGTAAAAAGCAAGATAAATACCGTTCCACCAATTACCAAGGCTGTTCCCAAGTCAGGCTCTTTCAAAATTAAGCCAAATACAAGCAGTAGTAGGAGGAGGTGCGGACCAATCCCGCGGATGAAGCTGGTAATTTTATCTTGGTACTTAGACAAGCTGTGGGCGCAAAACATAACCATACTGAGTTTGGCAATTTCCGAAGGCTGCAGATAAAAAGAGCCGAAACCAAGCCACCGGCGAGCGCCGTTAACAACCTTGCCTAAGCCGGGAAGCAAAACCAATACAAGCAGGATAAGCGTCAAAATAAGAATGTGTTTTGACAATTTTCGCCAAACATGATAATCCACGTTCATAGCCGCGAACATGAAGATAAGGCCCATTGACGCCCATAACAACTGCCGCTTGAGAAAATAGTAGCTGTCGCTGAAATTGACATAGGCGGATATGGCACTAGAGCTGTAGACCATGACAATACCCAGACTTAATAAACCGATAACGGCAAAAAAAAGAACAAAGTCCGGCGATTTCGGTCTGACCACCAAATCAATCCCCCCTATTTCAACTGGCGAACCAACTCTTTAAAGACTCTCCCCCGCTCCTCATAGTTATTAAACATATCATAACTGGCACAGGCCGGCGACAAGAGCACCACTTGCGGCGGCCGGGCCAGCCGGTAGGCCAGTGTAACCGCATCCTCGAATTTATCAACTAAATGAATATTTGTAACGCCGTGGGCCGCTGCCGCCTGATAAAAGCGTTCTTTGGCCTCACCGAGCAAAATTAAATGGTCGACCTTTTGCTTTGCTAGCTCCATAAACTCCGTGAGATCAGTTTTTTTGTCCCGACCACCGGCGATGAGAATAATATGGCCGTCAAACGCCTCGAGCGCTTTAATCGCAGACTCCGGATTAGTGGCTTTTGAGTCGTTGTAATAACGAACGCCTCTTATCTCAGCCACAGGTTCAATGCGGTGCTCGACTCCCATGAACGTCCGGAGAACGGCGCCGATCGCGCCGGCATCAGCGCCGGCTAAAAAGGCGACACAGCTTGCGGCCAATGCATTTTCTATATTATGAGCACCAAAGAGTTTCATTTCTTTTACCGGACAGATGGCTTCCGTCTTTCCTTCCCAACACATAACAATAGTCTCGTCTTCCAAGCGAGCGCCCGTGCTCAACCTGGCTTTGCGGCTGAAAAAAACCGCTTGGGAAGGCGCCCTTTCCGCCATATCCCGCACCAGCGGATCGTCGTAATTAAGGACTAGGTAGTCATCCGGCCTTTGATTACGAAAGATGCGCTCCTTCATCGCTTTGTAATTATCCAGAGAACGGTGCCGGTCAAGATGGTCGGGTGTAAGATTCAAAACGGCGGCAATGCGCGGTCGAAAATCAACAACGCCCTCCAGTTGAAAACTAGAGATTTCCGCAACCACAATGCCGTGCTCAGAAATTCCCGCGACCTCTTGCGATAAAGCCAGGCCGATGTTGCCGCCTACTACTACTTCCCGGCCGGCGGCTTTAAGCATCTCACCCACTAGCGTCGTGGTCGTAGTCTTACCATTCGTGCCGGTAATAGCTATTATGGGAGCCGGACAAAGACGATACGCAACCTCGATTTCGCTCATGACCGGTATGCCTTGAACTTGAGCGGCTTCAACCAAAGGATTATAAATAGATACACCGGGCGAGAGAACAAGCAAGTCGACTCCCGTTAACAAACTTTCATCCTGATATCCCAGCTCGAGACGAACGCCGGCAGCACGTAAGGCCGCAAACTCTGGTTTTTCAACCGCTTTAGCATCGCTTAAAATGACATGTGCCCCGAGCCGACGTAGTACCTGCGCTACCGATATGCCGCTTACGCCTGCGCCCAATACCGCAATGTTCATGCCAGCAAAAGTCATAACTTAATTCCTCCTGTGCGGCTTAATGCCAAAACTACCAATGCCAGAGCGGCAAACAGCGTTCCCGCCAACCAAAAAACAGTTACTACTTTCGTTTCCGACCAACCGGACAGTTCAAAATGATGGTGAATAGGACTCATTTTAAAAACACGCTTTCCCGTAGATTTAAACGAGATGACTTGAATAATTACCGATAGGGCTTCAATGACAAAAATTCCGCCTACGAGAACAAGCAACAGTTCCGTTTTCGTCAGTACGGCCACAGCCGCCAAGGCGCCGCCAAGAGCCAGCGACCCCGTATCACCCATAAATACTTTGGCGGGGTGAATATTATAACGTAGAAAACCCAGCGTGGCTCCAGCCAGGGCAACGCAGAAAATAGCCAGGTCGGACTTGCCAAAGGCCATCGCGATTACAGCATAAGCCATAGCTGCTACCGTTGTGGTACCAGCGGCCAGTCCGTCCAGTCCGTCCGTCAGATTAACGGCATTCGTCGTTCCTACCAGTACCAGAAAAATTAGTACATAATACAAAGGCCCAAAATCAATGTTAATACCTGCTACCGGCACCCATAAATCAGTTCCCCGCCCGAAATAAGCACTGTCAATATAGGCAAGGGCAATAGCCATAACGATTTGGCCAAACAGTTTTTGCCGGGCTTTAAGACCCAGTGACCGTTTGAAGACCACTTTGATAAAATCGTCAACAAAGCCAATCGCGCCATGCCCTACCGTAACAAATAGAGCTAACCACACTTCAGCGCTTTTTCCGGCAAAGACCAGGGTCGGCACAATCAGCGCCGCTAGGATAATCACGCCGCCCATTGTTGGCGTCCCGGCCTTGGCGTAATGACGCTGCGGCCCTTCTTCCCGAATGCTCTGTCCAAACTTAAGGCGTCGCAGTACGGGAATGACCAGCGGTCCGACTGCCAGCGCTATAACAAAAGCCATCCCTGCGGCGTACAACAATTCTTGCATGGTAATCCTCCCCGATATTACAAACCATCAAATACGTCCAATACTTTCTCCATTTTCATACCGCGTGAGCCTTTAACCAAAATAGTATCTCCCGCCTGCATTACCTGCCGAAGGACATCCTTTGCTTCCTCATGAGTATCGCAGGCTATCGCGCAAGCCACGCCGCAAGCCTTAGCCGTTACCGCAATATCCCGGGCTAACGTTCCTACGGTAATTACCGTGTCCACCCCAATTTCAGCAAGCTGTTTGCCTACTCGCCGGTGAGCCTCCTTTGCCACATGCCCGAGTTCCAGCATATCGCCAAGGACGGCAATCTTGCGCCCGCCAGCGATTTCGGCCAAGGTTTCGATCGCCGACTGCATAGAAAGCGGGCTGGCGTTATACGCGTCGTTGATAATGGTGTAGCCGGCCTTTTTTTCAATATGTTGACGCATGCCGCTCGGCGCAAATTTTTTCAGCCCGGCGGCAATCTCCTCGGGCGCCAAGCCTAACCCCAGTCCGACGGCAATCGCCGCCAAAGCATTATAAACATTGTGCCGTCCAATAGCCGGAAGTACGACCGCAAACACTTGGTCCCGATAATGACAGTCGAAAAACGTTTGCTTACCGTCTGACCGGGATGTTTTCGGCGCGCACGTCGGCCTGCGAATTCAGGCCGAAAAATATAACCGCCGCCTTAGTTTTCGACCGCATGGCATACACGTAAGGGTTATCAGCGTTTAATATAACCAAGCCTTCCTGGATATTCTCCACCAGTTCCGCTTTGGCGCTCGCGATGTTTTCCAGCGAACCAAGCAGCTCAATATGGGTCTCACCGACATTAGTCACCACGCCAACGGTAGGAAGGGCGACTTCTGCCAGTTCACGGATTTCGCCTTTGCTCCTCATCCCCATCTCCACTACCGCCACCTGATGGTCGGCCGTAAGGTTTAGCAGGGTGAGCGGCAGGCCGATTTCGTTATTATAATTGGCCTCAGTCTTCAATACTTTAAAACGACTTGCTAAAACGGCGGCCGTCATGTCCTTGGTCGTCGTTTTACCATTTGACCCGGTAACGGCAATGACGGGAATATCAAAGCGCAGCCGATGAAAACAGGCCAAATTCTGCAAAGCT
This genomic window contains:
- the spoVE gene encoding stage V sporulation protein E, whose product is MVRPKSPDFVLFFAVIGLLSLGIVMVYSSSAISAYVNFSDSYYFLKRQLLWASMGLIFMFAAMNVDYHVWRKLSKHILILTLILLVLVLLPGLGKVVNGARRWLGFGSFYLQPSEIAKLSMVMFCAHSLSKYQDKITSFIRGIGPHLLLLLLVFGLILKEPDLGTALVIGGTVFILLFTAGAKISHLASLGITGVVGVVIAIIVEPYRLRRLLAFSDPWADPLNSGYHIIQSLYALGSGGLFGVGLGRSREKFLYLPEPHTDFIFAILGEELGFIGTVTVIILFFLFAWRGFRVAILAPDIYGSMLAAGITTMIVLQALMNIAVVTASMPVTGIPLPFISFGGSALIFTLAGIGVLLNISRHVNLK
- a CDS encoding UDP-N-acetylmuramoyl-tripeptide--D-alanyl-D-alanine ligase, with the protein product MAEFTVSEVCLAVKGSLIGGSAGAIFTGISTDTRTLKAGDLFIALSGERFDGHEFLHQAVAQGAAGVLISRRDIVIPSGIAVVLTDDTRKALQNLACFHRLRFDIPVIAVTGSNGKTTTKDMTAAVLASRFKVLKTEANYNNEIGLPLTLLNLTADHQVAVVEMGMRSKGEIRELAEVALPTVGVVTNVGETHIELLGSLENIASAKAELVENIQEGLVILNADNPYVYAMRSKTKAAVIFFGLNSQADVRAENIPVRR
- the mraY gene encoding phospho-N-acetylmuramoyl-pentapeptide-transferase; this encodes MQELLYAAGMAFVIALAVGPLVIPVLRRLKFGQSIREEGPQRHYAKAGTPTMGGVIILAALIVPTLVFAGKSAEVWLALFVTVGHGAIGFVDDFIKVVFKRSLGLKARQKLFGQIVMAIALAYIDSAYFGRGTDLWVPVAGINIDFGPLYYVLIFLVLVGTTNAVNLTDGLDGLAAGTTTVAAMAYAVIAMAFGKSDLAIFCVALAGATLGFLRYNIHPAKVFMGDTGSLALGGALAAVAVLTKTELLLVLVGGIFVIEALSVIIQVISFKSTGKRVFKMSPIHHHFELSGWSETKVVTVFWLAGTLFAALALVVLALSRTGGIKL
- the murG gene encoding undecaprenyldiphospho-muramoylpentapeptide beta-N-acetylglucosaminyltransferase; the encoded protein is MRIILSGGGTGGHIYPAITIARAIAKLAPGSEFLFVGTKQGLEADIIPKEGFRLTTIEVRGLERRLSWNNVRTIFQTVGSLWQARQIVKSFRPDIVIGTGGYVCGPVLLAASLMRIPTIIQEQNVIPGITNRILARFVNKIAIGYAEAAKHFSRPDKTVFTGNPIRPEVMSATRSEGLVALGLDDNKITVLVAGGSRGARSINTAMLDVYRRFSGDKKIQILHVTGQSDYNSIVGKIKQAGIEISKSGNITIKPYLYNMPLALAAADLVVFRAGAIGLAEVTARGVPAILIPYPYAAENHQEYNARVLEKNGAAIVIRDSELTGEKLVNTIADLVACPEKLRAMGQASGKLGRPQAADDIAKLALALVRS
- a CDS encoding glutamate ligase domain-containing protein, whose product is MFAVVLPAIGRHNVYNALAAIAVGLGLGLAPEEIAAGLKKFAPSGMRQHIEKKAGYTIINDAYNASPLSMQSAIETLAEIAGGRKIAVLGDMLELGHVAKEAHRRVGKQLAEIGVDTVITVGTLARDIAVTAKACGVACAIACDTHEEAKDVLRQVMQAGDTILVKGSRGMKMEKVLDVFDGL
- the murD gene encoding UDP-N-acetylmuramoyl-L-alanine--D-glutamate ligase; this translates as MTFAGMNIAVLGAGVSGISVAQVLRRLGAHVILSDAKAVEKPEFAALRAAGVRLELGYQDESLLTGVDLLVLSPGVSIYNPLVEAAQVQGIPVMSEIEVAYRLCPAPIIAITGTNGKTTTTTLVGEMLKAAGREVVVGGNIGLALSQEVAGISEHGIVVAEISSFQLEGVVDFRPRIAAVLNLTPDHLDRHRSLDNYKAMKERIFRNQRPDDYLVLNYDDPLVRDMAERAPSQAVFFSRKARLSTGARLEDETIVMCWEGKTEAICPVKEMKLFGAHNIENALAASCVAFLAGADAGAIGAVLRTFMGVEHRIEPVAEIRGVRYYNDSKATNPESAIKALEAFDGHIILIAGGRDKKTDLTEFMELAKQKVDHLILLGEAKERFYQAAAAHGVTNIHLVDKFEDAVTLAYRLARPPQVVLLSPACASYDMFNNYEERGRVFKELVRQLK